From a single Pieris napi chromosome 7, ilPieNapi1.2, whole genome shotgun sequence genomic region:
- the LOC125051002 gene encoding lysozyme-like — protein MKLAVFIFALVALFGAEAVTFTRCQLVHELRNQGFPENKLRDWVCLVENESSRNTAKVGRVNKNGSRDYGLFQINDKYWCSNTNTAGKDCNVTCAQVTTDDITKAATCAKKIFKRHGFNAWYGWKNHCQGSLPDISPC, from the exons ATGAAGTTAGCAGTATTCATTTTTGCACTTGTTGCTCTGTTCGGAGCAGAAGCCGTTACGTTTACAAGATGTCAATTGGTTCACGAATTAAGGAATCAAGGCTTTCCTGAGAATAAACTAAGGGAtt gGGTGTGTCTGGTTGAAAACGAGAGTAGCCGTAACACAGCCAAAGTGGGAAGAGTGAACAAGAATGGTTCCAGGGACTACGGTCTCTTCCAGATCAACGACAAGTACTGGTGCAGCAATACGAACACTGCCGGAAAAGACTGCAATGTCACCTGTGCGC AGGTGACAACGGACGACATCACAAAAGCAGCAACCTGCGCCAAAAAGATCTTCAAGCGCCATGGATTCAACGCGTGGTATGGTTGGAAGAACCACTGCCAAGGCTCTCTTCCTGACATAAGTCCTTGTTAA